From Brassica rapa cultivar Chiifu-401-42 chromosome A06, CAAS_Brap_v3.01, whole genome shotgun sequence:
TCAGATGGGAAGAGTGTTCCGGTCCGAACCAATGTGGTCGGGTCCGAGCGGTTATGGACCGAGCCGGTGGTCCGAGTGTGATGGTTACTTCAAGTGCATCATAGGTCGGACCAGGAGTTGAGAAAGGGCTCAGGAATCGATTTggggaaaagaaagaaaagggagaaaccgccaagggCAGTTACGGGGCGACAATTATGGGGAGAACTGCCCCTTTTGGTTATCTTTTAGTAACTGCTCGTCCAGGCAGTTATGGGGCGGTTATGGTCgatttcttctttatttttcctTGTCTCTGTCGAAAATATGATGGCAGAGAAGACAGAAAACTCAGACAAACTTccagagagaaaagagagacaaACCGACGGCTAGGCGATCTGATCCATGGTGGTTCGTGGTTATTTCCGGTGGAGTTTGTCTGTgagatcaagaggatggatacTAGGctgaaagacaaggagaaggagattgagaaggagaaggagacaGCCCCTAGAGATCGTAaccctaaggtgagaggtgtggccgaGAACCACCGGACATAGCCGGCGGATGAACCGTCTGTGCGTATGGTTCGGTCTGGTTCGTTTGGTTACACCCATCTCTGATCTTATACTCTGCCCTTCATCTACTTCTTGTTGTGGTATTGGATGTTGATGTTTCAGATATGGAGTCATTCATCCTAGGCCTTGGCCGGATCAAAGAACTGATGACAGTTCATGGCTTTGGACGGACTTACCATGATCAGGATccttgatatatggtgtttttgacATTATTGTGTGTGTGCTTTCTAACTTTTTTTCAGTGTTTTATAGAGTTAGTCTAGTCTTTTTAGAGTCATTTCAGGTCTGGAGATGACTGAAGAGGTAAaggaagaagctgaagaaaGGAGCAAGAATTCGAGATTTTCCCGAAGAACAATCCAGCGGAGCAGTCTGACGGTCGATCCAACCAGGAGCAGCCAGACGATTGTTCTCGATATTTATGAAAGTTTCCATATCTTTCAAAGATTTGCCCTCATTGTCGATTCCCTACTATGAAGTCTATGGGAACCTCCATATAAAAGCGGCCCCTATCTATCTTTTACTTTCACGCTAGTTTTGCAAGAGACCTAGACCTATTCTTGATATTTGCTATTGTAAGGGAAACGGCTCCTATTCTTGACAGAGAAGATCATCCTGAACCCTATTGATTTATCTTTGAACTTATATGCAGTATTGTTCAGTTATCATGTCTTGTTCATATTGTGTTATGGCTGAGTAATCAGCTAGCTTGTCTATGGTTCTATGGTGTAAATAGCAAGGCTAAATAATCAGCTCTTAATGCTAGATTTAACCTGATCACCTACTGCTAGATCTTAGGTTTAATCCACTCATTAACCGTGTAGTAGTTTGCTAGACATTGGATGAATGAGCCGCGCATCTCTAGTCAGCGAAGGTAGATACTAGAGTGCTCGGTGAACttatcggacttgatctctatcGCTGTGATCGATCCTTGATCCAAACGACAGTTTAGGTTTCGAGGTCGAACCGTAAAGGGAACATCACCATGACAGTGGGTTGTTCTGCAAATAGTAATCCGTGTTCCAGATTGCGTTTTAAGGAGCTTGAATAAGGTTTTGGTTGAGCTTAACACCCGATGAGAACCCCTAGATCGGCTTATCTCTAATATTgaattttaatcatctgaaatcaTTTACTTTACTTGCAAGTcataacttaattaaaaacCCCACTTTTAGTTTTAGCTAAGTTGAAAACTCATAAGAACAAAGTGTAGACTGGTCCTATGGATTGAATCTCAAATACTACAATTACCACTGTTAACTTGACAGTAGGAAATGTTCAATTTTAGTATGTCAAGTTTTGGCACCGTTGCGACGGGGACCAGATATTTTACCTTTGCTTTTCAGTTCTATATTTAGTCTAAAACATCTAACTTGCTTTTCTCTCTTTGTTTCAGCTAATGatccaggtgcatgaccagtagacatactcggagcaACGCACAAGGACAATTATTCATGCTACATAACAAAGAGCTCGCAAGATTAGAAAGACAGAACCGTCAACAACTGTGGCCTACTAACACCATCATGGTTGATCACGGAGGCCAAGATGATCTCACTGCTGGAATGGCGCTCATGCAACAACAGATGCAGCAGATGCAAGAGACCATCAATGCACAAGAAGCTGCTCGCCAAGCAGCCGCCGACCTCGCTGCTCAGCAAGTCGAGCAACAAGGCGCTCCCATCGGAGAGCGGTACCTTCCGCGAAACTTCCCCACCACTCGCTCAGCCATCATCCCTCCTCCCTGCAGTCGACATGATTATGAAATCAAACCTGCTTTGATCAGCTTGGTGGAGAAGAAAACGTTTAACGGTCTCGTATCCCAAGGCTGATAACCCGGTTGACAACGCGTCGAACGGTCAAGGGCAGAACAACGGCTAGAACGGTCAAGGGCAGAACAAGggctgtaataaccctcacgagcagatataattttggtcaagaaaattctttaagatcagtttgaagattgatcgatcagaatttaaataaaaatcgacacggtgaattaatctcgacggggctgtcttttggtcgaaaaactatctcttgatggttctaggtcgagtgttaattattattgtcgatttttattcatgatGGGCAAGTTTATTCAgtgcaggacgagattcgaatgatgaaaaatatttagtcgaaatagtccgaaaaatatcgacaaaactctgaaaattatttctgaacagttaCATGCCTTGCACCTTGTAGcgtacttgcttcctcagtaattaggtcacatgacctgcacctacttgcttgcctgcttgctcattataagtcacatgctggtcacaagctacttgcttcagctgcttgtagctttcttcatgggaaggaaaagttcagctgcttgtgcggcttggtgtgctgaagcatgtctccacctgtctagcctcagctttgccttgtgtgggagtgaaccctcatctgaagtaactccttatgctttaaaacaccttcttctctcctctggacgttcataacctgcaagaaaaaccagagaaaaattcagagagaaagagagaaagaagagagaaaaatctgtgagaaaaactagttgcaaaattcagaaaaaaattcagagaagagaattgagcatggacgaacctttctcaccatcctgtgactttaatcagtgagtatttgtgtgtttaagagctgaagatttggcgtcctgaagtagagaatcacccatgttcttcagcctttgattttgatcggtaagatggttgtggatcagtttatgtgagaagttttgttggtttgcctacactggggataaattctgaataaatccaaccatggatccttgtggtgttgatcaggttaattagtggttagcttgaagagagacaaccagtcaagtttaattagttgagtaaagcCGGTAAGCTTCAggttcttgattcagccatgttttgatgagaaccaattgttgtatgttggttaacctgtcaggatcagttgtctaaggtcttgttctcttcagtcttggttggtttatgatttaatcagtctcatagaaccagtagacaaactgataagaattatgggaattaaaccgaactgatttgatcttatttagaactgaattgagctgagtatgttctgatcggatctgagccgagctgtctatggtctgaaattgtcttgaactgatgtcgtctgagtataaccgagttaagctgttgggaactggttagaaccggagttagctgagcatgaactaagcagatatgaaccgagttaaattgttaaagcttgaaccgagctgaacatggtatcaatctgtcttgaaccaaactgatatgagagaactgaactgaaatgttatgaacttagttgagtttcttcttgaaccagactagtgaaccttatgttccaactgttatgttttgaattcagatggctaaggagagtattcggatcagccggatccttgtgatggttctgaaccgagagtgatccagaagtgaagtgtgattagctggAGTttgagtctagtcttccttagccaatctcaaggatttaaaggtgagtctagatagatgatgaatgaattatgaatgaatatgcatgattgcatattgaatatggttgattaattaagaattaatcatgaattaattaagggataatcattgattaattaaatattaatcatagattaattaaggagtaattatggttgattgattaagtattatcccttgatctatatttatatatgaagtatttatctagtttaaatgcttaagaattaataagaataattctttgaggttatcccgagccttagtacttgttctcaagtacttaTCTATAAGTATTcaattaataagtgtgaatcacgtgaagtcttattgtatactcactctcccgaaagtcccgcattgccgtgaattggtcctgcgatatggatcaaggtcatgaagacacgatgatggggtcgcaccctggaggccgtgtaactgcatgcagcgttggatgttctatcttggaatatctgatggagatgatggttatatttattccccgttaggctcggttagccttggtggtttttcgggtttagcatatatatatattaagagtatgagtgattggcgggtctcgtggaggtgatgtttaagatagattcacatggatggattgagaggccttataattatattaattatggaatataattccactgcattcaaatggtgtcgcttgctcgggatactattgatatgtgtttgggtgtgggattagactcactgagtaaactaatTACTCATGAcccatttgatatgcaggtaaccagtaggtgggagacctttactctaggacgggaaggaacgacattagccagcggtagttttattatccttgcagtcgttttgatatactttatgtataaggtttgttgactgaaaacctcgaggttaatctgtaagattttgtaagattcttttaaaatgaataagtatattgtgtataaagaatatttttaaagtacgggttccaaatgatattagtccttgtccggacgaaccaactatggggtattactcttaaggttgtaaagcctcgggttatacctaataggatatgtgtacttaggcggttggcctaaggtacctggatttatttcggaaacttcgggttagtcgtttatgtacacattgtggcttctcggtttggtttcagttacgagtgatcggctgtgcatgttcttgtttgattgttgcatggctggtcgagtcaacttatacttagaccagatcgggggtgtcacaacgGCTATCAGTAACCATACCAGGGAAGAACATATGTCATGAGCCAAGCGCAGCACAACCAGTTCCAGAACCAGAAACAGAAAGCTGCTCAACATACCGCTCCTTCGCCAGCGATTTCTCTGCAAGACGAGATAAAGGGTCTAGCGAAGATGATGCAGCAGTTGCTGCAGGGTCAGCAAATTGAAGGGAAAGCGTTGAATCAAGTCACCAGGGACATCAACTCCAGGATGAACCACATGTTCAATGACTTGAGTACCAAATATGAAAACATAGCTAGTCATATGCGCCAGATGGATGTTGAGATCGCGCAGATAGCTTAGAGCGTCACGAGGCAGCAGGGTACTATACTTGGAAAGACCGATAAAAACCCTAAGGAATGCAGTGCCGTAGCACTGAGGAGTGGAAGAACCCTACCGGATACAATTCCCAAGAAGTTGTCAGCAGCGGAAAAGAGGGTGAGCAACCATGATCTGAACCACCCCCTTTGTCGGACGAGGAACCGGAACAATCTGCTGAGACTGATCCAACCCCTAAGCCCGTTCCTCCGCGCGAATACGCCCCTAAGGTTCCATATCCTGTTCCGGCAAAGACATCTCGCAAGGATCGGGAGGAGACCAAGTGTAAGAAGATGCTAGAGGATCTAACTATCAAGTTACCTCTTGTGGATGCGATCCAGATGATACCTTCTATGCGCAGCTTAATGAAAGGGTTGATCTCTGGCAAGGTAACTGGAGACAGTGAACTATTGATTATTTCAAAAGAGTGCACTTCGGTACTTCAGAACAAGACGATTAAGAAATTGGATGATCCAGGTAAGTTTGTTCTCTCCATACAAATTGGGAGAACCGTATTCGCTTGTTATCTATGCGATATGGGTTCCAGCGTCAATCTCATGCCTTACTCCGTGGCAAAACGACTGGGCTTCACAGACTTCAAGCCGACAAGAAGCTCCCTAGTGTTCGCCGACAGATCAGTCAAGTCACTGGTGGGTATTTTGGAAGATTTTCATGTCCGAGTGGGTAACACGTTTGTTCCGACATATTTTGTGGTTCTGGAGGTTGAAGAAGAACCGAGGGATCCACTCATTCTAGGTCGTCCTTTCTTGTGCACAGCTGGTACGATCATTGATGTTCGACAAGGGAGGATTGATCTTCACCTAGGAGACATTGCgatgaagttcgaaatgaacaaATTGCTGAAGAAACCGATGCTAGATGCGCAGACCTACACCGTTGAGGATAAAGATCAGGTGCTATTTCCTCAAGAAGGAATGATTGAGGAAATCATGACCGACGATCCACTCGAGCTAGCCCTGATCCGTTATGAGACAGATCATAACGTCATGAGTGTGGACGCGGATGGCTACGACAAGACGCTTGACTCTGCCAAAAGCATGGAAAGGCTTGTTGCCTATCTAAGTCTAGGGG
This genomic window contains:
- the LOC103849105 gene encoding uncharacterized protein LOC103849105, producing MLEDLTIKLPLVDAIQMIPSMRSLMKGLISGKVTGDSELLIISKECTSVLQNKTIKKLDDPGKFVLSIQIGRTVFACYLCDMGSSVNLMPYSVAKRLGFTDFKPTRSSLVFADRSVKSLVGILEDFHVRVGNTFVPTYFVVLEVEEEPRDPLILGRPFLCTAGTIIDVRQGRIDLHLGDIAMKFEMNKLLKKPMLDAQTYTVEDKDQVLFPQEGMIEEIMTDDPLELALIRYETDHNVMSVDADGYDKTLDSAKSMERLVAYLSLGEKD